The DNA region GGCGCGGCTTACCTCATGCAGAATCCAGAATATATCCTTGGTGTGCTCAAGGACTTGGTTGGCAATCACCACGTCAACCGAATTATCCTCTACTGGCAATGTATCCCGCTCGATATCAATTGCCGACACCTTAATCCCTTTCTCGCGCAGCGCTTCTGCGTAACACGGATTAACCTCAATCGCTAGCTGTATTGCCTGGGGTTCTGCCTGAGCCGCAAGATTGAGGTCATCGCCTTTCCCGGCCCCTAGATCGATTATGCTTCTAAAAGGTCTGGCCCGGGCCAGAAACGCCCGGATGTGATGGCGGCCGTAATTTAGGGTACGATCAATCATTCTGCTGTTTTTCATTTTGCCACTTCCTCCAGCACCTCTTTCACCCGGCTTGCAACATAATCCCAAGAGAACATGTTTGCCCGCTTCAAGCCTTTTGTTCGTAACTTTTCCCGCAGTAAAACATCGTCAACCAGTTGTTCTATTTTCCGGCTAATGGCATCAACATCGAGCGGGTCCACTAGCAGGGCAGCGTCTCCCGCTATCTCAGGGAGGCTGGTTACGTTGGACGTAAGGACTGGAATACCACAGGCCATGGCTTCAAGCACCGGTAAGCCGAACCCTTCATAGAGTGACGGGAACAGAAGTCCGAGCGCCCCTCTGTATAGGGATGGCATACGGTCCTCTGCCACGCGGCCTGCGAAACTAACACGCGATGATAGGTTAAGGTGCCGGATAGCGGATTGGAGTTCATCTGTAGGTTCGCCCGTGAAAAGTAGTCTTATTTCTTGATTTATTCGAGCTCGTGCGAAAGCCTCCACCAAGCGCCTCTCGTTCTTGTGTGGCTTGCGATTGCCAACCGAAAGCAGATATGTAAAGTCCGTGTCATATTTGTCACCATGTGGTCGGTAGTGAGAGTCGACACCGTTGCTAACGTTCGTGACTTTTTCCGGTGACACGCCGGACCAGTCTATTATTCGGTCTCTTGAGAACTCTGAAACCGTTAACACGCGGCTTGCTTTTCTACAGGCTCGTTTGAGCACTATCCTATAATACAGGCGTTTGGCTACCGAACTGTTTGCCGGTACGTCAAGATGGTTCAAGTCGTGCATAGTGAAAACGTATGGACGCACAACAACCAAGGGGGCATTGTAACCCGGGCTAAAGGCCACTGCTCGAGAAGGTAACCGCCATGTTTTGGCAAGCATCCGTACTGGATCGAAGGGAGAACTCGGGGATCCCTTAAGCCGCAGTGCTTGCAAATCAAGCCGCTGTTGTAGGGCATCTGCAAAGCGGCCGATTCCATGATCTCCAATCCAACGGTCGTCAAAGTAAATCTTATTCATTCAATCTTGGTAAAAAAATAGAAAGGTTTTAGGTTGATATTGTGTTTTATGTGTAAGAATAAGCCAAGAAAAAGCCATGGGTAAAAAAAATACAATTGTAATCCTAAAAAAAATGGAAATAAAAACAAAGAAATAAAAGGAACTGCTTTAGTTAATGGTATTTTATTAAAGAGAAACAATTTTATACACAAAACAAAAAATAAAATTACTCCAATTATTCCGCATTCAACTAAGAGCTTAAAAATACCACCTAGACCCCCCAAATCCCATGCATCTACTTTTGGAATAAATTTTCTATATTTAGGTGCATTTCTCACATTTGAATAATTACCTAAACCTACTCCTAAAAAAGGATGATCGGTTATAATATTAGGAGCTATATAAGCCATTGCTATTCTACCCATAATCAAATTACGATCTTCAGTTCTGTTAGTAATTTCATTTTTTATGTTTAAGTAATCCTTATAATAATTTTTCCCAACACAATAGGTTCCTATAACAGAAAAAGTAAATATAAGTATAGCTATTAATGATAACTTTAGAATTTTTTTGGAAAATTGTGTCGAATTAACATTTTTAATATGTCTAAACATATGTATTAGATAAAATAAAATTAAAGCTATAATTCCAGCCTTAGATTTTGCCAGTATTACAATTATAACAAATAATATTGTGTATAAGTATTTTTTATGAAACAATGCATAATAGGCTATAGAAGAATAGAATAATCCTAAAGGGCCTCCTTCATTAAAAAAACCTTTCAGTCTGAAATTATTGTAATAAAATATACCTTCGCTCCACAATTTACCTTCAAATAAATATCCTAACAGGAATATACATGCAAGTATAGCATTGCCGATAAAAAAATGTTTATTAAACACCCCTAAATTATAACTTGGTAAAGATCTATGGTTAAGTGTTTTAAAAACTATATAAGCAAAAGATAAACATAGCAATAGTTGAAAATATCTAGATAAAGGGATAAGCGCTGGAGATTTTAAGATAATTATATTATTCGGCGGGTAATAATTAACAAAAGGATAAACAATATAACTAACGACTAAAAAATATGTAATTAAACAAAAAGTATATTTCAAGTCATTATTAACATATAAAGTCTTTTCTCTTAATGCATAAAATAGAATAAATAGAAATATGGTACATTCACCTATTTTAATAGGCCCAAGCTTAATATTCGTAAATTGAATTACTATAATGCAAATATAAGCAAATAATATAATATATAATTTATTAGTACTCATATATTTTAGGTTTATCCGATTAAACTGGAGAAGCTAAGATTAGATTATAGCATGCTAATATTATAAAATCAAAGAGTTGTTTTTATTTATGATTTTCTAAGTATTCTCTTATTAGTTCGTATTCTTCATTAAGTTCAAATTTATTTATATAGTACATAAATTTTTGAAACTCTTGATCGTTGTTTTTTGGGGGCCTTGGTTTGAAATCAGGTTCTTTTGTTAGGCTTATACCCAAGTGTTGACTTAATGTGCGCTGGGAACGGCCAAACTCTTCATAGTTCAATATTAGTCCACCTATGTCACGCGTATCCTTTATAGCCATGTAATTAGAAATAGTCCAGGTTATAGCGAATATTTCGGTAAAGTTATACTTGGTAATTTTTTTTTTAAATATTTTATTTTCTATGTTTTTGGGGTAACCGTAACTCCTGTATATATAATCGTATATTTTATATAACCACATGCTTCGGTATAATGTCGGGTAGAGTATGGTTTTTTTGAGAATTCTTGCAATCTTATTATTGCTAACGAAATAAGCATTTTTGACTGAGTGTTTTACACTTATAGGGTTTCTAACTATATGTACTGTTTTAGTTTTATAGAGATTGGTTAAAAATTTTAAGTGAAAACTCATGAGGTTAGTTTGAAGTAAAATATAATCATCAAGCGAATCATATATATCAAAGTAACTTTTCAGCTCTTTATCTAATATAAATAAATGATTCCTTTTTAACGGATTATTTCTAAAAATCATGTCTCTTTTTTCTTCTGGTAAACATAAATACTCCTGCCAAAGTTGTTTGCCATGTAAAATGTTGTTTGTCATTCCCTCTTGATTAATTAATCTTCCTAAATCAGGGTTGTCAGGCTCATAGAAGCAAACAAGACCATTCTTTCTGCATGCATTATTTTTTAGATACTCCCATAAAAAAGTTGAACCACTTCTATAGAACGAATTTACGATTGCTTTAATCGGCATTATAGCTCTCCTTGCTATTCAAATATGCTATGAATCAAATTTGGATAGGTTGATACTGCCATTTATGTGCTGGTGGGTCTTCGAGGTGATATTCTACCAAATGCCGTGCTGTTAAGCTGGATTCTTTTGTAAACCGCCCATATTAGTAAAATATTCCACACAATCATACTGCTAACAGTTGCTATAGCTGCCCCGATAGCCTGATAGGAAGGTATTAACATTAAATTAAGAAATATATTTAAGATAGCAGCAATCGTGACTCCAACCGCTGTGTCCTTTTCATGCCCTGTCATATTAAGTATGAAACCCACGGAACCTGCTGCAGCATTTACAAGCTGGCCCAAGGTAAGTACCGCTAATGGTGCGTAGCTGGCTTGGTATTCTTCC from Desulfovermiculus halophilus DSM 18834 includes:
- a CDS encoding glycosyltransferase family 4 protein; this encodes MNKIYFDDRWIGDHGIGRFADALQQRLDLQALRLKGSPSSPFDPVRMLAKTWRLPSRAVAFSPGYNAPLVVVRPYVFTMHDLNHLDVPANSSVAKRLYYRIVLKRACRKASRVLTVSEFSRDRIIDWSGVSPEKVTNVSNGVDSHYRPHGDKYDTDFTYLLSVGNRKPHKNERRLVEAFARARINQEIRLLFTGEPTDELQSAIRHLNLSSRVSFAGRVAEDRMPSLYRGALGLLFPSLYEGFGLPVLEAMACGIPVLTSNVTSLPEIAGDAALLVDPLDVDAISRKIEQLVDDVLLREKLRTKGLKRANMFSWDYVASRVKEVLEEVAK
- a CDS encoding O-antigen ligase family protein; translated protein: MSTNKLYIILFAYICIIVIQFTNIKLGPIKIGECTIFLFILFYALREKTLYVNNDLKYTFCLITYFLVVSYIVYPFVNYYPPNNIIILKSPALIPLSRYFQLLLCLSFAYIVFKTLNHRSLPSYNLGVFNKHFFIGNAILACIFLLGYLFEGKLWSEGIFYYNNFRLKGFFNEGGPLGLFYSSIAYYALFHKKYLYTILFVIIVILAKSKAGIIALILFYLIHMFRHIKNVNSTQFSKKILKLSLIAILIFTFSVIGTYCVGKNYYKDYLNIKNEITNRTEDRNLIMGRIAMAYIAPNIITDHPFLGVGLGNYSNVRNAPKYRKFIPKVDAWDLGGLGGIFKLLVECGIIGVILFFVLCIKLFLFNKIPLTKAVPFISLFLFPFFLGLQLYFFYPWLFLGLFLHIKHNINLKPFYFFTKIE
- a CDS encoding sulfotransferase family protein, with amino-acid sequence MPIKAIVNSFYRSGSTFLWEYLKNNACRKNGLVCFYEPDNPDLGRLINQEGMTNNILHGKQLWQEYLCLPEEKRDMIFRNNPLKRNHLFILDKELKSYFDIYDSLDDYILLQTNLMSFHLKFLTNLYKTKTVHIVRNPISVKHSVKNAYFVSNNKIARILKKTILYPTLYRSMWLYKIYDYIYRSYGYPKNIENKIFKKKITKYNFTEIFAITWTISNYMAIKDTRDIGGLILNYEEFGRSQRTLSQHLGISLTKEPDFKPRPPKNNDQEFQKFMYYINKFELNEEYELIREYLENHK